TTGGAACGAGTAAGAATAATGGTATTTTCTCGCCCAAACTTTCGGTAAGCATAATTGAGGCCATCTTCAAGTTTTTCGCCCGTCATTTTAAAAAAATCCCTAAAGCCTTTGGTAATAAAACTAATCGCAGGCTTTTCAGAAGCCAACGTGCTTCGCAGTCGAGTAGCATTGAACAAAATTCCTGATTCGGCATCCTGACGCATCACTTCGGTTAGCTCTTGTTCTAATACGCCCAAATGAAATTGTCCTTCCATATAGCCTTTTTCTAGGGCAGGCGACATCAGCTTGCCAACGGGTGGTAGCTGTGCCGTATCGCCAACAAAAATGATTTTATTGCCATTGTAGTCCATTTCAGGATGTGAAAAAACGTATTCCATCAGGTCGGTCAATAAGCCTGCCGTACCAAATTCAGCATCGTCAGAAATCATTGACGATTCGTCGACAATATAAATGGTATTGGTGGCATAATTATTTTGTCGCTGAAACTCCAAGCTACCTGTATATTGATTGGCTACTTGCCTGTATATTTTTTTGTGGATAGTCAAAGCTGCTTTTTTCGAGTAATTAGACATTACTTTGGCGGCTCGCCCTGTAGGGGCTAGCAATACCGATTTGTAACTAAATTTGGGTAATACCTTTATTATAGTAGATATTACGGTGGTTTTACCCGTACCAGCGTACCCTTTTAGTAAAAAACACAAAGGGCCAAAATCGTCTTGATTCGTAATAAATTTATCCATTTTCTCAAACAGCTCGGTTTGGCCAGAGGTTGGCTCAAATGGAAATTTTTGACGCAGTAAAAAAGCAGGTGTTATATTATCGTTTGCCACAATGAATGATTGCTGGTTTATTTTAAACGTTTTAAAGTAAGGTTTTAGGCTGTTATCTCAAAATACCTGACTTATGTCTATGGCATTTTCAATCAACAAATCCCTAAAGGTATTGATTAAACATACTTTTTTGTACGAACGTATTTCTTCTAATCGAATAGCTCGTTGGGTAATTTTTCCCGATTCCAACAAAGCTCGTCTTCTTGTACCTTTTAGCAAAGGTGTATCGGGCGTAAACCAGTGCGTACCGTCCCAAAAGGCCAAATTAGCAATAGTAGCATCGGAAACATAGCCGTTTTGACCAATAATAAGTTCATCAAAAGCAGTATTATTGGCTAGTAGTTCGCCAAAATCGGTTCTATCAAGCCATTTTATAGCATAGTCGATAGGCTTGGCCTCTACCACTTTTAGTGTTTTTATCTGTTTAAATACATAAGGTACAAAACCGACTTCCTCAATCTCTTGCTCATAAATAACCCGACAACGTACTATTCCTTGCTGAAATTCGGCAGGAATTAGAAGGTAATCAGATAATTGTATAGGAGCAATATCACCAAATAGCTTTTGACGAGCATCGTTTAGTCGGGCTTCATGAAGGTCTATTTGTTGAACAGCCCCATCTTTTATTTGTATGGTTTCTAATATTTTCATAATACACTGTAAATTTAGTCTTTCATTTTAAATAATGCCTCATGAAACAACTAAAAGACCTACTCTTATTGGGCGACCCTCGTCTTTATGAGGTTTGCGAGCCTGTACAAGTACACGAACTACCTTTGGTACACGAATGGGTGACCGATTTGCACCATGTTATGGAGGAAATCCGAGCAAAATACCATTTTGGAAGGGCAATTGCTGCACCACAATTGGGTATTATGAAGCGGCTAATTTATATGAATATCGATCGGCCAGTGGTATTTATTAATCCAATTTTTGAAAATCTTAGCGAAGAAATGTTTGAGCTTTGGGACGATTGCATGAGCTTTCCGCAACTGCTCGTAAGGGTTAAAAGACATAAATCTTTAACGATTAAGTATTGGGATGAAAATTGGGAAGAGCAAGTTTGGTCTATGGAAAACGACCTTGCAGAATTACTTCAACATGAATATGACCATTTGGATGGTATACTTTGCACAATGCGTGCTATTGATGAAAAAGCGTTTAAATGGCGGGATATTCAGGGCGTATAAAACCTCACTGATTCAATCGTTGAGGTTTTCACAATCCTTCTTACAGCTCTAATCAACAAGACAAAATGCTATTATCAGGCAAATACTCTCGCCTGACAATAGCATTACTTAATTTAGAAAATCCCTTTTCCCTATAAATAATCGGTAAATCCTTCAGCTCCTGCTGTATAGAATAAATCGTATTTAGGAGGTGTTAATTCTTGGCCTGTTTGTAGTTTTTCTACCAGTGTTGGATTACTAATAAACGGACGACCAATGGCTATTAAGTCGGCAATTCCACTAGCTAAATCGGCTTCGGCACGAGCGGTGTCGTATCCTCCTGATAAAATTAATGTACCCTTGAATGCCTCACGAATATTGTTGATAACAACTGGTGAAACCGCTGGAGCTCCCATCGACTCATGGTTAACAATGTGTACATATACCAAGCCTAAATCATTGAGCTTTTCGGCCAAATATTGATAATCAGTATCGATTGTATCGAACAACTCGGTATCGTTGAATACCCCATAAGGCGACACCCGAATCCCTACTTTTTCTTTACCGATAGCCTCCACTACGGCCTTTGCCGTTTCTAACACAAATTTTGCACGTCCTTCTATTCCTCCGCCATATTCGTCTGTACGGATATTTGATTGTGTATTCAAAAATTGATCAAGCAAATAGCCATTGGCAGCATGAAGTTCAACACCATCAAAACCTGCTTCGATGGCATTGAGAGATGCCTGAACATATTCTTGTTTTGTTGCCTGAATTTCGTCAAGGGTCATAGCTGCTGGCACTGGATAATCTTGCATACCCTCGGTATCAGTCCAGATTTGTCCTTTTAGGCCTACCGCCGACGGAGCAATGATTTTGCTACCTGATGGCATATTGGCCGAATGCGACACACGTCCTGTGTGCATCAACTGAATAAAAATCTTTCCTCCTTTGGCATGTACGGCATCGGTTACTTTTTTCCAAGCGGCCACTTGTTCGGCCGAATAAATCCCCGGGATACGGGCATACCCCACGCCATTAGCCGACGGAGCAACCCCTTCGGTAATTAATAATCCTGCCGAGGCTCGTTGTTCATAATAAGTAACAATAAGGTCGTTAGGGAGGTTACTAATAGCTCTTGAACGAGTCATTGGAGCCATTGCAATATGATTTGATAATGTTATTGTGCCTAATTGGGCAGGAGAAAATAATTTAGAAGCCATAGACTGAGTTTTTATATTTACATATCGAAATGTATCAATATAAAACCTCAATCAGCTAAGAAAGTTCCTGAAAGAATAAAGAAAGTTGGGAAAAACTAGTTTTATTAAGTGAAAATTTATGAAATTTCCCCTCTTTTCGGCATACAATAAGCTCGCTGTCGGAAAGGAGCTTGAGGTGATGTGAACACGTAGGCTGCGATACACCTATCAATGCTTGTATTTCGCCACAGCTCATTTCGCCTTGTTGCGATAATTCAAGCAATATTTTGAGGCGTAGGTTATCGGCTACGGCATTGGTGGCTTTTTCAATAAATTTTAACTCAGACGACATAATTGGGTACGTATCATGGAACAATAAAAAAATAGCAACAAGCCATAAGGGCTACTGTGTAGCTTATAGCTTGTTGCTAAAAATCATTATACTGTAGCAGCATAAATACCCGAAACGGCATCTTGCTTGAACGATTTCATAATCCATCCACCACCAACAACATCGTTACCTTCATAAAAAACTGCCGCCTGACCAGGGGCAATACCCGATACTTGTTCGTGGAAATGCACTTTCATTTTTTCGCCTTCTTGTACAATCGTTGCTGGTGTACCTGCATCTTTATAGCGTACTTTGGTCACAGTCTCGATAGCATCGGGAATACTAGCGTATTTAGAAAGGTTCAACTGCCCTACTATCATACCGTCGCGTTCCAGATCTTTGTCACGGCCCAACACCACTTCATTAGTTTCTTTTCTGATTTCGGTAACAAAAGCAGGATAACCCAAAGCTATACCTAAGCCTTTGCGTTGGCCAATAGTATAAAAAGGATACCCCTCGTGTTTTCCAAGAATTTTTCCTTCTGTATCTACAAAATTTCCTCCTCTTACACGGTCTTCGAGTCCTTCTACTCTGCGTTTCAAGAAGCCACGATAGTCATTGTCGGGTACAAAGCAAATTTCATAACTTTCTGATTTGTTGACCAAATCCATAAAGCCACGCTCAGTTGCCATTTCACGAATCGTAGATTTGGTTAAATGCCCTAAAGGAAGTTTGGTACGAGAAAGGCTTTCTTGCGACACCCCCCAAAGCACATAACTTTGGTCTTTCCACGTATCTACACCCTTCGATATTACAAAACGTTCGTTTTCTTCACGAATATTGGCATAGTGCCCTGTTGCGATAAACTCACAATCTAGCTTGTCGGCACGACGCAAAAGAGCATCCCATTTAATATGCGTATTGCACATTACACACGGGTTGGGCGTACGGCCTTCCAAATATTCTCCGGTAAAGTGATTGATTACATAATCGCCAAATTCTTCTCGAATATCGAGAATATAGTGCGGGAAACCCAATTCAACGGCAATATTACGGGCATCGTTGATAGAATCTAGTGAACAGCACCCTGTTTCTTTTTTATTGCCTCCCGACGAAGCGTAATCCCATGTTTTCATGGTCATTCCTACTACTTCGTAGCCTTGCTCGTGTAACATGACGGCTGCTACAGAGCTGTCGATGCCGCCACTCATGGCGACCAAAATTCTTCCGTGTTTACTCATTTGAATGCGGCGAGGGTTCAAAGTCCTCCGTTTTGAAAATTAAAAATACCTACAGCGACCTTAGCCGACTGTTTTGCAAAATTACAATATTTTTTTTAACACCGCTCTTAGCTTTTTGGTTCTATGTACCTCAAATCGTACTTTTGCAGAAATATGACGGCCAGTTGGCTGGTCACAAAAGACGGAATAGAATATTATGTTAAAAACAATCGTAAAGGTTTCGCAGGTTTCTAACCTTTCTGATGCACGTTATTGTGCAGGAATGGGCGTAGAATACATCGGTTTTTCGATGGACGAAGTTCCATTTGAGCAATACAAAGAAATGCGTGGCTGGTTGGCGGGCGTTCAGATTGTGGGCGAAACAGACACTAAAGATATTAGCCAGATTTTGGACTTGGTAGAAACTTTCCAACCTGATCTTGTACAGGTGTCGGCACAAAATTTGCCAGATTTGGAGCAATTACAAAGAGTTGGCTTGCCTATTATCTTGAAAACAGATTTTGCTACAGCCAATTTGCCTGCATTGTTCCAAACAACGGCTGGCTATGTAGAATATTTTTTACTAGAAAATACAGATGAGTTTGCTCAATTAGACGATGCGGCATTGAGCCAAATCGACGCTTGGGCTTTTCAGTACCCTATTTTACTGGCTTTCGGGATTAAAGAAGATTCTATAGGCCAGCTTATCGACGACATACCCGTAAAAGGTATTGCCTTGAAAGGAGGGCAAGAAATTAGGCCTGGATTTGCCGATATGGACGAGCTAATGAATATTTTGGAGGCTATCGAGTCGGAAGATTAATAGGCTGTAAAATTAAGGCACAAAGTGTTTTTTTTTAATATGTTCGCTTTGTGCCTTTTTTATCATTAACGACAATATACTTTATTTGTAAAAATTATCTTTCTGTGGATTACTCACTGCAAATGAAAGGTACACTCCCATACCCAACAATATAAGGGCAAATATGACAATCGACATAGTTAAGTTAAGATGTAAGTAAGGTTAAAATTTGAATAATCTTTGGTCTTCTGATGACAATCAACAACAAGCAAACCCTAATCTTTTTATGATATTTTTTGAGTTTTTTACTATATCACTCAAAATGTTCTTTCTTTTTACTTAATCAAATGTACGATTTTCTGCTATTAGTTGCTACAACATTGCTACTAACTTAGTGAACGGTTCATTATCCAACCAATTGATAATTAGGCCGTCACGTTCCATTTTACGAAAATAGGTCATTTGCCTTTTTGCAAATTGATGAATGGCTACATTGAGCCGTTCTACCATAATTTCATACGAAATATTACCCGAAAGGTATTCGGTAATAAATTTATATTCTAACCCATAATAAATCAGTTTTTCGGCAGGTACACCCGCTTCTATCAGGTTTTGTACCTCTGTTACCATTCCTTCTGCTAGTCGTTGGTGGAGGCGTTTGGTAATATTTTGCCGACGAGACTCCACAGGAGGATTTAATCCAAAAATGATAGAGACAGGAACGATTTTGGAAGGAAGTTGAAAATCGGGATTAGCCTCCAAATACCGATTTATTTCAATAGCCCTTATTAATCGTTTTCGGGTAGAAATATCGGCCGTAGCCGAATATTGCTTAGGAACAGCCTCAAATAATGCCAATAGCTCGTCGGATGTGCTATCTTCAAGGCTTTCACGGAAAGGCAAATCAATCGGTACTGCCGTAAATTGAAAACCTTTGAGTACCGCTTCGAGGTACAAGCCGCTCCCACCACACAAAATAGCTATTTTGCCCCTTGATATAATATCGTTGAAGGCTTTTTCAAAATCTTGCTGAAACTGATAAATATGATAGCTATGGCCTGCATCGACAATATCTATCAAATGATAAGGAATTTTTTGCCCATTCCATACATATTCGTCCAAATCTTTACCTGTACCAATATCCATGCCCCGATATACCTGTCTGGAATCGGCACTGATAATCTCGGCATTGAGATAAGCGGCCAATTGTACTGCCAATTTGGTTTTGCCAGAGGCCGTTGGCCCCAAAATTGTAATTAAATTATACTTCATTATGGCTAAAAGTGCTTTATTTCGAGAGCGATTGTTACATAATTACGCTATTGTTTTTACGTATTTTAGGCTACCTGCATTCCAAATTTTTATCCAATGAGCTTCTTGTAATGTTTTTTCGCTTTTTTCTCCTAAAATTTTATTGGCAAAGTGTCGTTCGAGGGTCATTGGGTTTATCCAATACACTTGAGGCTGTAAAAGGGTATCAACAGGCTCAAAACCTAGAGTTTTGTAACTGCGTCCATCCGACCAATCTCTATCGGCATAGCTCATAATATCGTCGGGGTGTAATTCGGCAATAAATGCTTTGAGAAGCTTATCCATTCCTCCTACCACAACATACCCTTGCAAGGTAGCAAAGCGTAATAGCTCAAAAGAACGATGGTCTTTGCGGTCGCCCCACTTCATGGTTCGTCCGCCACTAAATGAGGCTACTCCTACCAAATAATCGGCTTCAGCTGAGGCATCATGATTGATATATTTAGCCACATATTGTTTTTTCAGAAACAACCCATACTTATACTTAGCCTGAGTAGTTCCTTGCAAATGATTGTTTATGAGAAAGTTATCTAATGTAGGCTTATCTATTCTTGTTATTATACAATGACGAGCATTGATACGATAGAATTTACCCAAAATACTCCTTAATCGAGCTTTTATTAAATCTTGTTGCGTAACCCAGAGGTCTTCCCAAAGGAAAATGATTTTCTGGGCATTCGCTTTGGCCTTATCAGCAAGCTGTTGCCAATAATCGAGTGATAAACTACGGGCATTCCAAGTATCTAAACTTATCATCAACAAGCAAATTCGCTGTTGGGGAAATGCCAAAACAGGCCAGTGATTATTGTCGAGGGTTGTGTTGGGTATCTCGAAAGGAATTTGCTCATTTTCGAGCCATGTTTGGCAATCTTCTATCCAGTTCAATCAAAAGGGTATTTAAAATACAAGAATACAAAGATAAAGCTCGTCCAACAATTTTGTTCTATAAGCCTCATATTGCTATGATTTATCTTTGTTTTGAAAGATGATTTTTTCTTCTAAAAATGTTATCAGCGTTTATGAAAGAATTTATTTGCAGAAAATAGCGTCATTTATCATAAAATCATTCAATTAATTTATAAAATCATTAAATTTGCTTAACCCCTCCAAACTTATCATTATCAGCCAAAATTTATATCTATATCCGCCCCAACTTAATACTTATTCACTATCACACTTAGTTAATATATGTACAAGTTTCATTGCTATTTTTTATTCATATTATTGGGGATACTGGATCATTCGGTAAATGCACAATCGTGTCAATGCGATTTTACGATTACTCAAGCAGGGAATTATTCTCCCAACGAAATCAACGCCAAACCAGGGCAAACAATCTGCTTACAAGCTGGAC
The DNA window shown above is from Flectobacillus major DSM 103 and carries:
- a CDS encoding peptide deformylase; translation: MKQLKDLLLLGDPRLYEVCEPVQVHELPLVHEWVTDLHHVMEEIRAKYHFGRAIAAPQLGIMKRLIYMNIDRPVVFINPIFENLSEEMFELWDDCMSFPQLLVRVKRHKSLTIKYWDENWEEQVWSMENDLAELLQHEYDHLDGILCTMRAIDEKAFKWRDIQGV
- the mnmA gene encoding tRNA 2-thiouridine(34) synthase MnmA; its protein translation is MSKHGRILVAMSGGIDSSVAAVMLHEQGYEVVGMTMKTWDYASSGGNKKETGCCSLDSINDARNIAVELGFPHYILDIREEFGDYVINHFTGEYLEGRTPNPCVMCNTHIKWDALLRRADKLDCEFIATGHYANIREENERFVISKGVDTWKDQSYVLWGVSQESLSRTKLPLGHLTKSTIREMATERGFMDLVNKSESYEICFVPDNDYRGFLKRRVEGLEDRVRGGNFVDTEGKILGKHEGYPFYTIGQRKGLGIALGYPAFVTEIRKETNEVVLGRDKDLERDGMIVGQLNLSKYASIPDAIETVTKVRYKDAGTPATIVQEGEKMKVHFHEQVSGIAPGQAAVFYEGNDVVGGGWIMKSFKQDAVSGIYAATV
- a CDS encoding alkene reductase, with the translated sequence MASKLFSPAQLGTITLSNHIAMAPMTRSRAISNLPNDLIVTYYEQRASAGLLITEGVAPSANGVGYARIPGIYSAEQVAAWKKVTDAVHAKGGKIFIQLMHTGRVSHSANMPSGSKIIAPSAVGLKGQIWTDTEGMQDYPVPAAMTLDEIQATKQEYVQASLNAIEAGFDGVELHAANGYLLDQFLNTQSNIRTDEYGGGIEGRAKFVLETAKAVVEAIGKEKVGIRVSPYGVFNDTELFDTIDTDYQYLAEKLNDLGLVYVHIVNHESMGAPAVSPVVINNIREAFKGTLILSGGYDTARAEADLASGIADLIAIGRPFISNPTLVEKLQTGQELTPPKYDLFYTAGAEGFTDYL
- the miaA gene encoding tRNA (adenosine(37)-N6)-dimethylallyltransferase MiaA, whose amino-acid sequence is MKYNLITILGPTASGKTKLAVQLAAYLNAEIISADSRQVYRGMDIGTGKDLDEYVWNGQKIPYHLIDIVDAGHSYHIYQFQQDFEKAFNDIISRGKIAILCGGSGLYLEAVLKGFQFTAVPIDLPFRESLEDSTSDELLALFEAVPKQYSATADISTRKRLIRAIEINRYLEANPDFQLPSKIVPVSIIFGLNPPVESRRQNITKRLHQRLAEGMVTEVQNLIEAGVPAEKLIYYGLEYKFITEYLSGNISYEIMVERLNVAIHQFAKRQMTYFRKMERDGLIINWLDNEPFTKLVAML
- a CDS encoding ArsR/SmtB family transcription factor, producing the protein MSSELKFIEKATNAVADNLRLKILLELSQQGEMSCGEIQALIGVSQPTCSHHLKLLSDSELIVCRKEGKFHKFSLNKTSFSQLSLFFQELS
- a CDS encoding aminotransferase class IV → MKILETIQIKDGAVQQIDLHEARLNDARQKLFGDIAPIQLSDYLLIPAEFQQGIVRCRVIYEQEIEEVGFVPYVFKQIKTLKVVEAKPIDYAIKWLDRTDFGELLANNTAFDELIIGQNGYVSDATIANLAFWDGTHWFTPDTPLLKGTRRRALLESGKITQRAIRLEEIRSYKKVCLINTFRDLLIENAIDISQVF
- a CDS encoding ATP-dependent DNA helicase encodes the protein MANDNITPAFLLRQKFPFEPTSGQTELFEKMDKFITNQDDFGPLCFLLKGYAGTGKTTVISTIIKVLPKFSYKSVLLAPTGRAAKVMSNYSKKAALTIHKKIYRQVANQYTGSLEFQRQNNYATNTIYIVDESSMISDDAEFGTAGLLTDLMEYVFSHPEMDYNGNKIIFVGDTAQLPPVGKLMSPALEKGYMEGQFHLGVLEQELTEVMRQDAESGILFNATRLRSTLASEKPAISFITKGFRDFFKMTGEKLEDGLNYAYRKFGRENTIILTRSNKTAVLYNRYIRQQIFALEDELSVGDLLMIVRNNYHWLGEDSPAGFLANGDFVEVMKIRGIEEVHGFRFATLHLRLLDYEDHPNIEAKVLLDTLYSNNPSLNKDESKALYESVSQDYEHIVNKRDRMTEIRKDPYLNALQVKFAYALTCHKSQGGQWNAVFVEQGYLTDEQINEDFVRWLYTAVTRATHEVFLVNFHQEFFD